One Hydrogenispora ethanolica genomic region harbors:
- the corA gene encoding magnesium/cobalt transporter CorA — translation MFLAWREHSGVTRLPDAEFAGMLGDSATVLWLDLAGGEAEIRPVLTGLKLFHPLTIERLFTPQPRAFLDEYQDYLHLLLQEIHWDAEGAVELRGCHFLIGANFLITVHAGPLEALRELPPDPPARFFSQGSDILCYHLAAPLISQGFKVLDEVADRTEALEDRIFPKPDRELLTELFALKRKLIAMRKALAPMREALALLSRRENPFVDLEALPFMSLLYDQVIRVHELCETQRDILAGAQEIYLSALSNRMNEVMMTLTVVSTIILPLTLIVGYYGMNFRHFPELAWPHGLLFLWLVMAGTVAGLLWYFKRKHWF, via the coding sequence ATGTTCTTGGCTTGGCGGGAGCACTCGGGCGTAACCCGGCTGCCCGATGCGGAATTTGCGGGGATGCTGGGCGATTCCGCCACGGTTCTCTGGCTGGATCTGGCGGGCGGCGAGGCGGAGATCCGGCCGGTCCTGACGGGGCTGAAACTGTTTCATCCCCTGACCATCGAGCGGCTCTTCACGCCCCAGCCCCGCGCCTTTCTCGATGAATACCAGGATTATCTGCACCTGCTGCTCCAGGAGATCCACTGGGACGCGGAGGGCGCCGTCGAACTGCGGGGCTGCCATTTCCTGATCGGCGCCAATTTCCTGATCACTGTGCATGCCGGGCCGCTGGAGGCGCTCCGGGAGCTGCCGCCCGATCCGCCGGCCCGTTTCTTCAGCCAGGGATCGGACATCCTCTGCTATCATCTGGCCGCGCCCCTGATCAGTCAGGGCTTCAAGGTGCTGGACGAGGTCGCCGACCGTACCGAGGCGCTGGAGGACCGGATCTTCCCCAAGCCCGACCGGGAACTCCTCACCGAGCTCTTTGCGCTGAAGCGGAAGCTGATCGCCATGCGCAAGGCCCTGGCTCCGATGCGCGAGGCCCTGGCGCTCCTGTCACGGCGCGAGAACCCCTTCGTCGATCTGGAGGCCCTGCCCTTCATGAGCCTCCTCTACGACCAGGTCATTCGCGTCCATGAGCTTTGCGAGACCCAGCGCGACATCCTGGCCGGAGCCCAGGAGATCTACCTGTCGGCTCTCTCCAACCGGATGAACGAGGTGATGATGACCCTGACCGTCGTCTCCACCATCATCCTGCCGCTGACCCTGATCGTCGGCTACTACGGCATGAATTTCCGGCACTTCCCCGAGCTGGCCTGGCCGCACGGACTGCTCTTCCTATGGCTGGTGATGGCCGGCACCGTCGCCGGGCTGCTCTGGTACTTCAAGCGGAAGCATTGGTTCTGA
- a CDS encoding glycerophosphodiester phosphodiesterase has protein sequence MPHKILVTAHAGCMKTAMDSLESVYAGVAAGADVIEVDVRFAEGEIPVLSHDPLEPGQDRRPVRLAEVLEYVEGQRGTVLNLDLKETYGLPSLMELLRRTGMAERVFFTGLEPRAVPEVQRAAPGIPYLVDYQPEPWLSANPSYLKILAVMVKELGALGLNPSYQYVTEPLVDTFHAAGLKVYVWTVNRLVTMNGLIRLGVDSITTKRVDLLVQALREAGCGGEVDALA, from the coding sequence ATGCCGCATAAGATTTTAGTCACCGCGCACGCGGGTTGCATGAAGACCGCCATGGACAGTCTGGAATCGGTGTACGCCGGGGTCGCGGCCGGCGCCGATGTCATTGAGGTGGATGTGCGCTTTGCGGAGGGAGAAATCCCGGTCCTGAGCCACGATCCGCTGGAGCCGGGGCAAGACCGGCGGCCGGTCCGGCTGGCCGAGGTCCTCGAGTATGTGGAGGGCCAGCGGGGAACGGTTCTCAACCTGGATCTGAAGGAGACCTACGGACTGCCGTCCCTGATGGAGCTGTTGCGGCGGACCGGCATGGCGGAGCGGGTCTTTTTCACCGGCTTAGAACCCAGGGCCGTCCCCGAGGTGCAACGGGCCGCGCCCGGCATTCCCTATCTCGTCGATTACCAGCCCGAGCCGTGGCTGAGCGCCAACCCCAGCTACTTGAAGATCCTGGCCGTCATGGTCAAAGAGCTGGGGGCGCTCGGGCTCAATCCTTCGTATCAATATGTGACCGAACCGCTGGTGGACACCTTTCACGCCGCCGGCCTGAAGGTCTATGTCTGGACAGTAAACCGGCTGGTCACCATGAACGGGCTGATCCGGCTGGGAGTGGACTCGATCACCACCAAGCGGGTGGATCTCCTGGTTCAGGCATTGCGCGAAGCGGGCTGCGGGGGTGAAGTCGATGCGCTGGCTTGA
- a CDS encoding ABC transporter permease: MRWLDWKGFYHALGRKRFGEWLIFTAFLLFFFGPLVNLTMLAFSQDYLYPKFFPSALSLKWWQFVLSQQNLAGAMILSFIVAIVTTLASALICLPAAYAFARIDFPLRRFCYASFLLTNAFPKMGLYVTIGMLFYKLNLMGSFPGVIIIHLINTMMYMTWIPAGAFSSVHRQQEEAARDVGASPWQTFRHVTLPLAMPGIMVAAIFTFLTSLEEAQGTLLVGVPNVKTIPVVMYSVIFDYPAMAGAVFSIILVIPTVILLLLMRKSAGGKSLAQGLKGFN; encoded by the coding sequence ATGCGCTGGCTTGATTGGAAAGGCTTCTATCACGCATTGGGCAGGAAGCGGTTCGGCGAATGGCTGATCTTCACCGCGTTTCTGCTGTTTTTCTTCGGCCCCCTGGTGAACCTGACCATGCTGGCCTTTTCCCAGGACTACCTGTACCCGAAGTTCTTCCCTTCGGCCCTGTCCCTGAAATGGTGGCAGTTCGTCCTCTCGCAGCAGAACCTGGCGGGAGCGATGATCCTCTCCTTCATCGTGGCCATCGTCACCACGCTGGCCTCGGCGTTGATCTGTCTGCCGGCGGCCTACGCTTTCGCCCGGATCGACTTTCCGCTGCGGCGCTTCTGCTACGCCTCGTTTTTACTGACCAACGCCTTTCCGAAGATGGGCTTGTACGTCACCATCGGCATGCTTTTTTACAAGCTCAATCTGATGGGCTCCTTTCCGGGAGTGATCATCATTCACCTGATCAATACCATGATGTATATGACGTGGATCCCGGCGGGGGCGTTCTCCAGCGTCCACCGGCAGCAGGAAGAGGCGGCCCGGGACGTGGGGGCCTCGCCCTGGCAGACATTCCGCCATGTGACCCTGCCCCTGGCGATGCCGGGAATCATGGTGGCGGCGATTTTCACCTTTCTGACCTCGCTGGAGGAGGCGCAAGGCACCCTGCTGGTGGGGGTCCCCAACGTGAAAACCATTCCGGTGGTGATGTATTCGGTGATCTTCGATTACCCCGCCATGGCGGGCGCGGTGTTCTCAATCATCCTGGTGATCCCGACAGTGATCCTGCTGCTGTTGATGCGGAAGTCGGCGGGCGGCAAGTCCCTGGCCCAAGGGTTGAAAGGCTTCAACTAA
- a CDS encoding ABC transporter ATP-binding protein, whose amino-acid sequence MNAAAQEDRRPKLVLKQLTKRYKNGDGVADIDLTVYEGELVTMLGPSGCGKTTILRVIGGFLEPDRGEVILDGMNIEKLPPEKRPTAMVFQSYNLWPHMTIFDNLAFGLRLRKLPADRIREAVGQALELVRMKGTEKKYPAQLSGGQQQRVAIARALVLKPALLLLDEPFSALDAKIRAQMREELKKIQTELNITVVFVTHDQAEAMAISDRIVVMSKGVFEQIGTPAEVYDYPHTMFVAKFIGDMNFIQDGKAEGVIAARPEDIRILPQGTGRIRGRIRTIMILGHYIEMNVQSEQGVIKAFLPREQGGEYQVGAEVFLDIGKHCRFPAPPAPADAAPPRPVAPVAGRPETIFGS is encoded by the coding sequence ATGAATGCAGCGGCGCAGGAAGACCGCCGGCCGAAGCTGGTCCTGAAACAATTGACCAAACGTTATAAGAACGGCGACGGCGTGGCGGATATCGATCTCACGGTGTACGAGGGAGAACTGGTGACGATGCTCGGCCCGTCGGGCTGCGGCAAAACCACCATCCTGCGGGTGATCGGGGGGTTCCTCGAGCCGGACCGGGGCGAAGTCATCCTGGACGGGATGAATATCGAAAAACTGCCGCCGGAGAAACGGCCCACCGCGATGGTGTTTCAGAGCTATAACTTATGGCCGCACATGACGATCTTCGACAACCTGGCCTTCGGACTGCGGCTGCGCAAGCTGCCGGCGGACCGGATCCGGGAAGCGGTCGGTCAGGCGCTGGAGCTGGTACGGATGAAAGGAACCGAAAAGAAGTATCCGGCCCAGCTCTCCGGGGGACAACAGCAACGGGTGGCCATCGCCCGGGCGCTGGTGCTCAAACCGGCCTTATTATTGTTGGATGAGCCCTTCTCGGCGCTGGACGCCAAGATCCGGGCCCAGATGCGGGAAGAGCTGAAGAAGATCCAGACCGAGCTGAATATCACCGTGGTCTTTGTCACCCACGATCAGGCAGAAGCGATGGCCATCTCGGACCGGATCGTGGTGATGAGCAAAGGCGTTTTCGAGCAGATCGGCACCCCGGCCGAGGTCTACGACTACCCCCATACCATGTTTGTGGCCAAATTCATCGGCGATATGAACTTTATCCAGGATGGCAAAGCGGAGGGCGTGATCGCCGCCCGGCCCGAGGACATCCGGATCCTCCCCCAGGGGACGGGCCGGATCCGCGGCCGGATCCGCACCATCATGATCCTGGGCCATTATATCGAGATGAATGTCCAGAGCGAGCAGGGGGTGATCAAGGCCTTTCTGCCGCGCGAGCAAGGCGGAGAGTATCAGGTCGGCGCGGAAGTGTTCCTGGATATCGGGAAACACTGCCGCTTCCCCGCACCTCCGGCGCCGGCCGATGCCGCGCCGCCCCGGCCGGTCGCTCCCGTTGCCGGGCGGCCGGAGACGATCTTCGGATCCTAA